Proteins from one uncultured Desulfuromonas sp. genomic window:
- the dcd gene encoding dCTP deaminase, translating to MILSGKEIERRLGCDILIDPFRPQQLNPNSYNLCLHDELMTYSNPVLDMKQPPQTQSLMIPPEGLVLEAGRLYLGRTAEHTTTHNLVPMLEGRSSIGRLGLFVHVTAGFGDVGFSGYWTLEIFCIHPIRIYAGVEICQIFYHTIEGSHTVYNSGKYQNNTGIQPSLLHRDFS from the coding sequence ATGATTTTATCGGGAAAAGAGATTGAACGACGTCTCGGCTGCGACATTCTGATTGATCCGTTCCGCCCTCAGCAGCTTAATCCCAACAGCTACAACCTGTGTCTGCACGACGAACTGATGACGTATTCCAATCCGGTTCTTGACATGAAACAACCACCGCAGACGCAATCTTTGATGATCCCCCCTGAGGGACTGGTTCTTGAGGCCGGTCGCCTCTATCTGGGCCGCACGGCTGAACACACCACCACCCACAATCTCGTCCCTATGCTTGAAGGTCGCTCTTCTATCGGCAGGCTGGGCCTGTTTGTTCACGTTACCGCCGGATTTGGCGATGTCGGCTTCAGTGGCTACTGGACGCTGGAAATTTTTTGTATCCACCCCATCAGGATTTATGCCGGTGTTGAAATCTGCCAGATTTTTTATCACACCATTGAAGGCAGCCACACTGTCTATAACAGTGGCAAATACCAGAATAATACAGGAATCCAGCCGAGTCTGCTCCACCGCGATTTTTCTTGA